In Planctomycetota bacterium, one DNA window encodes the following:
- a CDS encoding DUF4410 domain-containing protein, with protein MMKNKTSRPKVSGLACLILLMGMGLMGCNSKYFTVLEAPSKPFNNFSQIEIKELQIDIADFNNLSPEEQAGTQKFTAGLSHRLQACFLEKGFFVSKTGEKLILEGRVLEFNPGSKTARCLLGVYGVGKGKIIVEVTFSSQDGTLIAKGTAEGGVSTGTLGGEMTEAVERLVDAIADFVEKNYQK; from the coding sequence AAAAATAAAACGTCCCGACCGAAGGTATCGGGATTGGCTTGTCTTATCTTACTCATGGGCATGGGGCTAATGGGTTGTAATTCGAAATACTTTACCGTTCTTGAAGCCCCTTCAAAACCGTTTAACAATTTTAGTCAAATCGAGATTAAGGAATTACAGATTGATATTGCTGATTTCAACAACTTGTCGCCGGAAGAACAAGCAGGCACACAGAAATTTACTGCCGGGCTTTCCCACAGGCTCCAAGCCTGTTTCTTGGAGAAAGGTTTTTTCGTTTCTAAAACAGGCGAAAAGCTAATCCTTGAAGGGCGGGTGCTTGAATTTAATCCCGGAAGCAAAACTGCCAGATGTCTGCTGGGCGTTTATGGGGTAGGGAAAGGTAAAATTATTGTTGAAGTGACGTTTTCCAGCCAGGATGGGACGCTTATTGCCAAAGGCACTGCCGAAGGCGGCGTGTCTACAGGAACATTAGGCGGAGAGATGACGGAAGCCGTAGAACGCCTGGTCGATGCCATTGCCGATTTCGTGGAAAAGAATTATCAAAAGTAA